A region of Paractinoplanes abujensis DNA encodes the following proteins:
- a CDS encoding DUF6412 domain-containing protein, which produces MTWLGAIWWLVSVLTDAGPSALAGVLVVAALAAIVLLVVRQGQGGDHTAGTRLGLRARADKAGVPRYRDPDAPGRTRPRGPTARPLAAA; this is translated from the coding sequence GTGACGTGGCTGGGGGCGATCTGGTGGTTGGTCAGCGTGCTGACCGACGCCGGGCCGTCCGCCCTGGCCGGCGTCCTCGTGGTGGCGGCCCTGGCCGCGATTGTCCTGCTCGTGGTGCGGCAGGGTCAAGGCGGCGACCACACGGCCGGCACGAGGCTGGGGCTGCGGGCCCGGGCCGACAAGGCCGGGGTTCCGCGTTATCGGGATCCCGATGCTCCGGGGCGCACCCGCCCGAGAGGACCCACTGCGCGGCCCCTGGCGGCCGCTTGA
- a CDS encoding SigB/SigF/SigG family RNA polymerase sigma factor — protein sequence MLLENQHEPAGTIREDLDAAAAAYHARLIDGDGDAGAARDEFVDCCLPMAGRLARRYRGRGEPVDDLVQVARFALVKAVDRFDPERGSFTAYAVTTIQGELKKHFRDKTWGVHVTRQLRDTVLEVRQARAELAGRLSREPGTAEIAEHLGMEDTDVRAAMAAAAGYSPASLNSPVGDENAAELGDLLGSLDPDLAHVDDRLSVTRLLLRLPEREQRILAMRFYGNKSQAEIGAELGVSQMHVSRLLAAALAWLREAMLSDRVPPWRGADRHAYGVTMTVSVRGPALTVALTGELDRDEAHRTLVALHRAVWDAKCSTVTIDLDGVPFLDAVGVAMLADLARAAGLAGRTFAIARPHTVVRQVLTVSGLDKYVA from the coding sequence ATGCTTCTCGAGAACCAGCACGAACCGGCCGGGACCATTCGTGAGGATCTCGATGCGGCCGCGGCGGCCTATCACGCCCGGCTCATCGACGGCGACGGTGACGCCGGTGCGGCCCGCGACGAGTTCGTCGACTGCTGCCTGCCGATGGCCGGACGGCTGGCCCGCCGCTACCGGGGTCGCGGCGAACCCGTCGACGACCTCGTGCAGGTGGCCCGGTTCGCCCTGGTCAAGGCGGTCGACCGGTTCGACCCCGAGCGCGGCTCGTTCACTGCCTACGCCGTCACGACGATCCAGGGCGAGCTCAAGAAGCATTTCCGCGACAAGACCTGGGGCGTGCACGTGACGCGGCAGCTGCGCGACACGGTGCTGGAGGTCAGGCAGGCCCGGGCCGAGCTGGCCGGGCGGCTGTCCCGCGAGCCCGGCACGGCTGAGATCGCCGAGCACTTGGGCATGGAGGACACCGACGTGCGGGCGGCGATGGCGGCCGCGGCCGGCTACTCCCCCGCCTCGCTCAACTCGCCGGTCGGCGACGAGAACGCCGCCGAGCTGGGCGACTTGCTCGGTTCGCTCGACCCCGATCTGGCCCACGTCGACGACCGGCTCTCGGTGACCCGGCTGCTGCTGCGCCTGCCGGAGCGCGAGCAGCGGATCCTGGCGATGCGCTTCTACGGCAACAAGAGCCAGGCCGAGATCGGAGCCGAGCTGGGCGTCTCCCAGATGCACGTGTCCCGGCTGCTGGCGGCGGCGCTGGCCTGGCTGCGCGAGGCGATGCTGAGCGACCGGGTGCCGCCCTGGCGCGGGGCCGACCGGCACGCCTACGGGGTGACCATGACCGTCTCCGTGCGGGGCCCGGCCCTGACCGTCGCCCTGACCGGCGAGCTCGACCGCGACGAGGCCCACCGCACCCTGGTCGCGTTGCACCGGGCCGTGTGGGACGCGAAGTGCTCCACGGTCACCATCGACCTGGACGGGGTGCCGTTCCTCGACGCGGTCGGCGTGGCGATGCTGGCCGACCTGGCCCGGGCGGCCGGGCTGGCCGGGCGCACCTTCGCGATCGCCCGGCCGCATACCGTCGTGCGCCAGGTCCTGACCGTCTCCGGCCTGGACAAATACGTCGCTTAG
- the yidC gene encoding membrane protein insertase YidC: MSIIYTFISELIQIWHVVWGFLGPDWSWVAAIVFVVLTVRVALLPLFVRQMRSQRAMQRLQPELRELQTRHKGDPMALGAAMTELYRREGVSPYASFVPLLVQAPILFGLFHVLRHLRPTITDPASQTLYGWTAAQFHEASHATLLGAPLAGTFTSGGASVAAVLIAAMVTTTFLTMRLSAVRNTPVEDPMQRTIQRVMTYGIPLSLLVSGVIFPVGVLLYWTTQNLFALGQQAWLLRRYPVEIPAGR; the protein is encoded by the coding sequence GTGTCCATCATCTATACCTTCATTTCCGAGCTCATCCAGATTTGGCACGTTGTGTGGGGTTTTCTGGGCCCCGACTGGTCGTGGGTCGCCGCAATCGTCTTCGTCGTGCTGACCGTTCGTGTGGCGTTGCTGCCGTTGTTCGTGCGGCAGATGCGGTCGCAGCGGGCGATGCAGCGGCTCCAGCCCGAGCTGCGCGAACTGCAGACCAGGCACAAGGGCGACCCGATGGCGCTCGGGGCCGCGATGACCGAGCTCTACCGGCGTGAGGGCGTGAGCCCGTACGCGAGCTTTGTGCCTTTGCTCGTGCAGGCGCCGATCCTGTTCGGTCTGTTCCACGTTCTGCGCCACCTGCGGCCCACGATCACCGACCCGGCTTCGCAGACCCTGTACGGCTGGACGGCCGCCCAGTTCCACGAGGCGTCGCACGCCACCCTGCTCGGCGCCCCGCTCGCCGGCACGTTCACCAGCGGCGGCGCTTCGGTGGCGGCGGTGCTGATCGCGGCCATGGTCACGACGACGTTCCTCACCATGCGGTTGTCGGCGGTCCGCAACACGCCCGTCGAGGATCCGATGCAACGCACGATCCAGCGCGTCATGACGTACGGGATCCCGCTCTCCCTGCTGGTCAGCGGCGTGATCTTCCCGGTCGGTGTGCTGCTCTACTGGACGACGCAGAACCTGTTCGCCCTCGGTCAGCAGGCCTGGCTGCTGCGCCGCTACCCGGTGGAGATTCCGGCCGGCCGGTAG